Proteins encoded in a region of the Pseudomonas sp. PDNC002 genome:
- the rfbA gene encoding glucose-1-phosphate thymidylyltransferase RfbA — MKGIILAGGSGTRLHPITLGVSKQLLPIYDKPMVYYPLSVLMLAGIDEILLISTPADLPNFRALLGDGEQFGVKLEYAVQPSPDGLAQAFLIGAEFIGDDSVCLVLGDNIFYGQGFTETLRDAAARQHGATVFGYQVADPARFGVVEFDDEGRVLSIEEKPRVPRSNYAVTGLYFYDNRVVEMARQIRPSARGELEITDINNLYLELGELHVSLLGRGFAWLDTGTHESLMEAGHFVQTIEQRQGLKVACLEEIAFQQGWLSATNLALQAERLSKTGYGRYLQQLLLDKRH, encoded by the coding sequence ATGAAAGGCATCATACTCGCCGGCGGTTCCGGCACACGCCTGCACCCCATCACCCTGGGGGTGTCCAAGCAACTGCTGCCGATCTACGACAAGCCGATGGTGTACTACCCGCTGTCGGTACTGATGCTCGCCGGCATCGACGAGATCCTGCTGATCAGCACCCCCGCCGACCTGCCGAACTTCCGCGCCCTGCTGGGCGACGGCGAGCAGTTCGGCGTGAAGCTCGAATACGCCGTCCAGCCCTCGCCGGACGGCCTCGCCCAGGCGTTCCTGATCGGCGCCGAGTTCATCGGCGATGACTCGGTGTGCCTGGTGCTGGGCGACAACATCTTCTACGGCCAGGGCTTCACCGAGACCCTGCGCGACGCCGCCGCACGGCAGCACGGCGCGACCGTGTTCGGTTACCAGGTGGCGGACCCGGCGCGCTTCGGCGTGGTCGAGTTCGACGATGAGGGTCGCGTGCTTTCCATCGAGGAAAAACCGCGGGTGCCGCGCTCCAACTACGCCGTCACCGGCCTGTATTTCTACGACAACCGGGTCGTGGAGATGGCCCGGCAGATTCGCCCTTCGGCCCGCGGCGAACTGGAAATCACCGATATCAACAACCTCTATCTGGAGCTGGGCGAGTTGCATGTGAGCCTGCTCGGTCGTGGCTTTGCCTGGCTGGATACCGGCACCCACGAATCGCTGATGGAGGCCGGGCATTTCGTCCAGACCATCGAGCAGCGCCAGGGCCTGAAAGTCGCCTGCCTGGAGGAGATTGCCTTCCAGCAGGGCTGGCTCAGCGCGACCAACCTGGCGCTGCAGGCCGAGCGCCTGAGCAAGACCGGCTACGGCCGCTACCTCCAGCAGTTGCTGCTGGACAAGCGCCACTGA
- a CDS encoding glycosyltransferase family 1 protein, with protein sequence MIVINARFLTQQLSGVQRFAEQISLSLARLRSDVHFVAPPGEILRPEIARQLNVEQIGRHGGHLWEQLDLPLWLARRGRPLLVSLCSTAPLAYSRQLATHHDITYVRHPESFSWKFRALYRLMIPVMLRRSLAQVTVSEFSRQEIASHYGIDAQRIHVIANAVSAEFCTGLEPAVGERPYVLAVSSPATHKNFSRLIEAFGLLGDLDVELRIVGAANRSFVDAQLQASGQGDRVRWLGRIDDDQLIEQYRNAAAFVFPSLYEGFGIPPLEAQACGCPVVAASSASIPEVLGNSVLYFDPYDPQGMADAMRRVLSDAQLRDDLRRLGQENVLRYSWDISALRLSSLIDTFLAERSDYVPRFESSK encoded by the coding sequence ATGATCGTGATCAACGCGCGTTTCCTGACCCAGCAGCTGAGCGGCGTGCAACGCTTCGCCGAGCAGATTTCGCTGTCGCTGGCGCGGTTGCGCAGCGACGTGCATTTCGTCGCGCCGCCCGGTGAAATCCTCCGCCCGGAAATCGCCCGGCAGCTCAACGTCGAGCAGATCGGCCGCCACGGCGGACACCTCTGGGAGCAGCTCGACTTGCCGCTGTGGCTGGCGCGCCGTGGCCGGCCGTTGCTGGTGTCACTGTGCAGCACGGCGCCGCTGGCCTATTCGCGCCAGTTGGCGACGCACCACGACATCACCTACGTGCGCCATCCGGAAAGTTTCTCCTGGAAGTTCCGCGCGCTGTACCGGCTGATGATTCCGGTGATGCTGCGCCGCTCGCTGGCGCAGGTCACGGTCAGCGAGTTCTCCCGCCAGGAGATCGCCTCGCACTACGGCATCGATGCGCAGCGCATCCATGTGATCGCCAATGCGGTCTCCGCCGAGTTCTGCACCGGCCTTGAACCGGCGGTGGGGGAGCGGCCCTATGTGCTGGCGGTTTCCTCGCCGGCGACGCACAAGAACTTCTCCCGCTTGATCGAGGCCTTCGGCCTGCTCGGTGATCTGGACGTGGAGTTGCGCATCGTCGGCGCCGCCAATCGCAGCTTCGTCGACGCGCAGTTGCAGGCCAGCGGGCAGGGCGACCGGGTGCGCTGGCTCGGACGGATCGACGACGACCAGTTGATCGAGCAGTACCGCAACGCCGCCGCCTTCGTCTTCCCCTCGCTCTACGAAGGCTTCGGCATTCCGCCGCTGGAAGCGCAGGCCTGCGGCTGCCCGGTGGTGGCCGCCAGCAGCGCGTCGATTCCGGAAGTGCTGGGCAACTCGGTCCTCTACTTCGACCCCTACGACCCGCAGGGCATGGCCGACGCCATGCGCCGTGTGCTGAGCGATGCGCAGCTGCGCGACGACCTGCGCAGGCTCGGTCAGGAGAACGTCCTGCGCTATTCCTGGGACATCTCCGCGCTGCGGCTCTCCAGTCTCATCGACACCTTCCTGGCGGAGCGCTCGGACTACGTGCCGCGCTTCGAATCCAGCAAATAG
- a CDS encoding glycosyltransferase family 4 protein, whose protein sequence is MRVLLLNTLYAPHIGGGAEVMLQHMAEGLRARGHAVQVLSTGPDGGLSRDTINGVPVWRVGVRNLYWPFDGRAHGALQRLAWHGLDRYNRGMRGVLARVLGQTEPDIVVCHNLSGWSISAWDAIRSAGVPIVQVLHDQYLTCPRGVRFNKGRHCQQQCGPCALLRRSHAAASAKVDAVVGVSRFQLNTLLDAGYFIGSHQHVVYNGSPLATAPVAAPIDERRALRFGFIGALTPNKGVEWLIEQFQARTEDASLLIAGRGDPGYLNQLKSLADPLRVHFVGYRQAAEFFAEIDIAVVPSLAPESFGLVALEACAHHLPVIASRMGGLSEIVQDEINGLLVSPARADSLGDAIERLVRDPSLRQRLAARARETVEPMLSVERMLDEYEAILRHTLLTRGVQHGTAIPVSTL, encoded by the coding sequence ATGAGAGTGCTGCTGCTCAACACCCTCTACGCCCCGCACATCGGTGGTGGGGCGGAGGTCATGCTGCAGCACATGGCCGAGGGCCTGCGCGCCCGTGGCCATGCGGTGCAGGTGCTGAGCACCGGGCCCGATGGCGGGCTGAGCCGCGACACGATCAACGGCGTGCCGGTGTGGCGGGTCGGCGTACGCAATCTCTACTGGCCGTTCGACGGCCGCGCCCACGGTGCCTTGCAGCGCCTCGCCTGGCACGGCCTGGACCGCTACAACCGCGGCATGCGCGGCGTACTGGCGCGAGTGCTGGGGCAGACCGAGCCGGATATCGTGGTCTGCCATAACCTGTCGGGCTGGTCGATCTCCGCCTGGGATGCGATCCGCAGCGCCGGCGTGCCCATCGTGCAGGTCCTGCATGACCAGTACCTGACCTGCCCGCGCGGCGTGCGCTTCAACAAGGGTCGCCACTGCCAGCAGCAATGCGGCCCGTGCGCGCTGCTGCGGCGCTCCCACGCTGCCGCATCGGCCAAGGTCGATGCCGTGGTCGGTGTCAGCCGCTTCCAGCTCAACACGCTGCTCGATGCCGGCTACTTCATCGGCAGCCATCAGCATGTGGTCTATAACGGCTCGCCGCTGGCCACCGCGCCGGTGGCCGCGCCCATCGACGAGCGCCGTGCGCTGCGCTTCGGTTTCATCGGCGCGCTGACACCGAACAAGGGCGTGGAATGGCTGATCGAGCAGTTCCAGGCGCGTACCGAGGATGCCTCGCTGCTGATCGCCGGACGGGGCGATCCGGGCTACCTGAATCAACTCAAGTCCCTGGCCGACCCGCTGCGCGTGCACTTCGTCGGCTACCGCCAGGCGGCCGAATTCTTCGCCGAAATCGACATCGCCGTGGTGCCCAGCCTGGCTCCGGAATCCTTCGGCCTGGTGGCGCTGGAAGCCTGCGCCCATCACCTTCCGGTGATCGCCTCGCGGATGGGCGGCCTGTCCGAAATCGTCCAGGACGAAATCAACGGCCTGCTCGTTTCGCCCGCCCGCGCCGATTCGCTGGGCGATGCCATCGAACGCCTGGTACGCGATCCCTCGCTGCGCCAGCGCCTCGCCGCGCGCGCCCGCGAAACCGTGGAACCGATGCTCAGCGTGGAACGGATGCTCGACGAATACGAGGCCATCCTGCGCCACACCCTGCTCACCCGTGGAGTCCAGCATGGAACTGCAATCCCCGTATCCACGCTTTGA
- a CDS encoding glycosyltransferase, which yields MNGSTVLVTLTYGDRLEYLEELLARAFREKDITRAIVVSNASVAELDQLFMLWPNRVQVIELDSNTGSANGYAVGIEAALQSGCEFIWLMDDDNAPTPGSFPLLKQRLIDCALRHGTDNTAVLGFRPTHQADVASGVPTRFIAPPRSSYFGFHVRQLPYKLWRRTPWGKPKPRPVQPLLELPFAYYGGLLGHADLFRRIGLPRRDLVLYADDTEYTFRIGALGGHLYLVPEAGLDDLENSWNIKARTSNIYETYLLGSSDLRAYYAARNQAWFDKNLWVTSPLMYRFNRWLFIRLLHFFARRHQRESRLALLLQAIRDGEAGALGMNRAYPL from the coding sequence ATGAACGGATCGACCGTGCTGGTGACGCTGACCTATGGCGATCGCCTCGAGTACCTGGAAGAACTGCTGGCCCGTGCTTTTCGCGAGAAGGACATCACCCGCGCGATCGTCGTCAGCAATGCCTCGGTGGCGGAGCTGGACCAGCTGTTCATGCTCTGGCCCAACCGCGTGCAGGTGATCGAGCTGGACAGCAACACCGGTTCGGCCAATGGCTATGCGGTGGGTATCGAGGCGGCGTTGCAAAGCGGTTGCGAGTTCATCTGGCTGATGGATGACGACAACGCGCCGACGCCGGGTTCGTTCCCCCTGCTCAAGCAGCGCCTGATCGATTGCGCGCTACGCCATGGCACCGACAACACCGCCGTGCTGGGCTTCCGCCCGACCCACCAGGCCGACGTCGCCTCCGGTGTGCCGACCCGCTTCATCGCGCCGCCGCGTTCCAGCTACTTCGGCTTCCACGTGCGCCAGCTGCCCTACAAGCTCTGGCGCCGCACGCCCTGGGGCAAGCCGAAGCCGCGCCCCGTGCAGCCGCTGCTGGAGCTGCCGTTCGCCTACTACGGCGGCCTGCTCGGCCACGCCGATCTGTTCCGCCGCATCGGCCTGCCACGCCGCGACCTGGTGCTCTACGCCGACGACACCGAATACACCTTCCGCATCGGCGCCCTGGGCGGTCACTTGTACCTGGTGCCCGAGGCCGGCCTGGATGACCTGGAGAACTCCTGGAACATCAAGGCGCGCACCTCCAACATCTACGAGACCTACCTGCTCGGCAGCTCTGACCTGCGCGCCTACTACGCCGCGCGCAACCAGGCCTGGTTCGACAAGAACCTGTGGGTCACCTCGCCATTGATGTACCGCTTCAACCGCTGGCTGTTCATCCGCCTGCTGCACTTCTTCGCCCGCCGCCACCAGCGCGAGAGCCGCCTGGCCCTGCTGCTGCAGGCGATCCGCGATGGCGAGGCCGGTGCGCTCGGCATGAACCGGGCCTACCCGCTATGA
- the rfaH gene encoding transcription/translation regulatory transformer protein RfaH has translation MNASAALYRWYLIQTKPHQEPRAEENLMRQGFSCYRPVVGQGSRPQPLFPGYLFIRLDQQHDNWFPIRSTRGVARIVSFGAQPLAVADELVEEIRQRIATLPERPASRFHQGQAVRVKCAGDCEVEAIFVCDDGTERGLILLNLLQREQRIRVPLSQLSAASGNDGWRA, from the coding sequence ATGAACGCCTCTGCCGCTCTGTATCGCTGGTACCTGATCCAGACCAAGCCGCACCAGGAGCCGCGCGCCGAGGAGAACCTGATGCGCCAGGGCTTCTCCTGCTATCGCCCGGTGGTGGGGCAGGGCAGCCGGCCGCAACCCTTGTTCCCCGGCTACCTGTTCATCCGCCTGGATCAGCAGCACGACAACTGGTTTCCGATCCGTTCCACCCGTGGCGTGGCGCGCATCGTCAGTTTCGGTGCGCAGCCGCTGGCGGTGGCCGACGAGTTGGTGGAGGAGATCCGCCAGCGCATCGCGACCCTGCCCGAACGCCCCGCCAGTCGCTTCCACCAGGGCCAGGCGGTGCGCGTGAAGTGTGCCGGCGATTGCGAAGTGGAAGCGATCTTCGTCTGTGACGACGGCACCGAGCGCGGGTTGATCCTGCTCAACCTGCTGCAACGCGAACAACGTATCCGTGTCCCGCTCAGCCAGCTTTCGGCGGCGAGCGGCAACGACGGCTGGCGCGCCTGA
- a CDS encoding WbqC family protein → MVHIVSLMQPYLFPYLGYFQLIAASSLFILGDSLQYTRRGWINRNRLLVGGKIWQFSFPLEQGSQTQAINERWLSEEMQATNQRLLHTIRHAYHRAPCYPQVMPLLEEILEHPERNLSHFAEHSIRRICQYMAIDTPMTRVSELDLADDIGRDQRLIEAVKQTGGDIYLNPEGGRHLYSPDVFNAHGLELQFLHMEPVSYPQFSPDFVPSLSIIDVLMFNPPDELQRLLGRYTVERPQPSSDILGEYES, encoded by the coding sequence ATGGTCCATATCGTCAGCCTGATGCAGCCGTACCTGTTCCCCTACCTGGGGTACTTCCAGCTGATCGCCGCGAGCAGTCTGTTCATTCTCGGCGACAGCCTGCAGTACACCCGGCGGGGTTGGATCAACCGCAATCGCCTGCTGGTCGGCGGGAAGATCTGGCAGTTCAGTTTTCCGCTGGAGCAGGGCTCGCAGACCCAGGCGATCAACGAGCGATGGCTGAGCGAAGAGATGCAGGCGACCAACCAGCGCCTGCTGCACACCATTCGCCATGCCTACCACCGTGCGCCGTGTTATCCGCAGGTAATGCCGCTGCTGGAGGAAATCCTCGAACACCCCGAACGCAACCTGTCGCACTTCGCCGAGCACTCGATCCGTCGCATCTGCCAGTACATGGCGATCGACACGCCGATGACGCGTGTCTCCGAGCTGGACCTGGCCGACGACATCGGGCGCGACCAGCGGCTGATCGAGGCGGTGAAGCAGACCGGTGGCGACATCTACCTCAATCCCGAAGGCGGCCGTCACCTGTATTCGCCGGACGTGTTCAACGCCCATGGCCTGGAGTTGCAGTTCCTGCACATGGAGCCGGTGAGCTACCCGCAATTCAGCCCGGATTTCGTGCCCAGCCTGTCGATCATCGACGTGCTGATGTTCAACCCGCCGGACGAACTGCAGCGCCTGCTGGGCCGCTACACCGTGGAGCGGCCGCAGCCGTCGTCGGACATTCTCGGGGAGTACGAATCATGA